The genomic interval tggttttaGAGTTTGTGGAGAAACAAAAAAGGCACAGATCCAACTAGGGCTCTCAAAGATGAACTTTGGgggaaaaagaagagaaaaactaaaaaaaaaaggagtttAAAGTATTTCTTTCTGGCCAGTTCGAATGGTTTATTTCCGGTTCTTACAGACCACCGACTTTTAACTCTTGATCAGACCGAAATCAACTCTGCTTCCCAGTTTGCTCATAGATAAGCTTATGATAATTGACCACCTTCACATGTTGCATATAAATCCAGTTTAAAAATAGTGTCCTTCACAGTTTATATTACgccaaaaatgtgtagtctgtTCCTGGGATGCAAATCTTGAGCAATTTCTGGCATGGCATAAGCTTTAAAGAGATATGTCTTGCTTGGTTTGACTGATATCTCCTTTTTTATGCTTATGCAGTTGAGGAATTTGGTTTGGGCTACATCAAAGCATGATGTATACCTTATGTCGCAGTTCTCAGTAACACATTGGTCTTCTTTGACTTGCACAAGGTCTGAAGTACTCAATGTTTCAGGACACGTTGCACCATCAGAGGTGAATGTCcctttaaataatatttttaattgaatagcATGAACTTCTAATTGGTCATTTGCGAAAATTTTATCGGAAAAATTGATCAATCGTGAATCTTCCTTGTTATCAATTTTGATTATCAGAAACATCCTGGAAGTCTATTGGAAGGATTCACACACACTCAAGTTAGTACACTTGCAGTAAAAGATAATCTTCTAGTTGCTGGAGGATTTCAGGGTGAACTCATTTGTAAGGTAAATTGGTTAATTTGCTCATGCTTttggatatatatatttatctgtTGTGGATAGAGCAGTGGATGTAAATTGTAGTCTTGGACATCCACTATCTGAGGGTTTTgtgtaatatatattaacaaaatttaaagaatgCAATGCACCGCTTGCTTACACAACATGCACACATAAATTGACTTATATGTGGTGATGAGTGAACTTTCTTGGCAATATTTTAAAGGCTTAAATATCTTTTTCATCTCTATAAAGACACTGGTTTTCGCTTTAGTCGCCGTCAAaatcttttgtttgtttgtgaTCTCTGTAATGTCCAAAGTCTCTGCATTTGCTCATCAGCCTCAGTTACAAAAGAGGCTGACATTGCTATTAGGTTCTACATGTGtttttttggttatttttgCAGATGCTGTAAATATGTCCATCATAGgatttgtttttggttttagaaCCATCAGTTGATATATTTTATCACCTTTGTTATTGGAATGCAGCACCTAGATCGGCCTGGTGTTAGCTTTTGCTCAAGGACTACTTATGATGATAATGCTATCACCAATGCCATTGAGATTTATGCATCTCCTAGGTATTTAGTTTTCCTCTTTAATTGTTTTGTTACATGTACCGTGTTTAACATTCTTGTTTCCTGATTTTTAGCGGCGCAGTTCATTTCACAGCATCAAATAATGATTGTGGAATCAGAGACTTTGATATGGAGAAATTTCAACTTACTAAACATTTTCGTTTTCCCTGGCCAGTGAATGTGAGTCTCATAGATTATGTTCTCATATTTTAATTCTCTATCCCCTCTTAATATTGAAAAGCAGATACTTATGTTCTTTCAGAAGTTGTATTACCATTTCTTTCTACCAAACTACACTGTTGTGCATTAATGAGCAATTTTTGCATTAGGATACATATTGCTTACACATTGGCTGTATGGATCATACTCTTCCGTTCATTtgctttctatttatttatttatttttctatgtttGCCTTTTTTGCTTTGCTGCAGCATACCTCTCTCAGTCCAGATGGTAAGCTACTTCTGATTGTTGGAGACAATCCTGAAAGTATGCTGGTGGATTCTCAAAATGGAAAGGTAGTACTCTGCTCCCTTTTTGGTCAGACAACCAATCACTTCCTCAATATGTTGTATCGTAACAGATTGTATGATGGAAAATCTTGCTAATCCGAAATTCTTTATTTGCAGAATATTGCTCCATTATCCGGGCATTTAGATTTTTCATTTGCATCATCATGGAATCCTGATGGGGTGACATTTGCTACCGGGAACCAGGACAAAACCTGCCGAATTTGGGACATGCGGAATTTATCCGAGTCAGTGGCA from Cicer arietinum cultivar CDC Frontier isolate Library 1 chromosome 5, Cicar.CDCFrontier_v2.0, whole genome shotgun sequence carries:
- the LOC101488760 gene encoding uncharacterized WD repeat-containing protein C2A9.03, producing the protein MSHRQEGDAEYFADEYEMEDIEDDIDGESINREAGDVESDVDEYDYSSSKAEDTTAAQARRGQDIQGIPWDSLSITRERYRQTRLEQYKNYENIPHSGDKSGKDCKSTEKEYSFYEFRRNSRSVKSTILHFQLRNLVWATSKHDVYLMSQFSVTHWSSLTCTRSEVLNVSGHVAPSEKHPGSLLEGFTHTQVSTLAVKDNLLVAGGFQGELICKHLDRPGVSFCSRTTYDDNAITNAIEIYASPSGAVHFTASNNDCGIRDFDMEKFQLTKHFRFPWPVNHTSLSPDGKLLLIVGDNPESMLVDSQNGKNIAPLSGHLDFSFASSWNPDGVTFATGNQDKTCRIWDMRNLSESVAVLKGNLGAIRSIRYTSDGRYMAIAEPADFVHVYDVKSGYEKEQEIDFFGEISGISFSPDTESLFIGVWDRTYGSLLEYGRRRNYSYLDSMI